ttataattataattaaatctaTTCTAGTTTTGCTAGTGGCTGGCTACCTTTGCTGCTCTGCTAGGGAAGAATCTTTATGAGATACCCCTTTCCCGATCTTTCTGGGACCCTTTCTCTTCATTCACATGTAAAATGAATTATGACTTTTGACTTCCCTATCACATGCAATGCAAATGCAAATGAAACCTTCACCTATTATTACCAAAACATCCAGATACAGATCAATCatctattttactttttttagaaTTTGGATAATGCAAGTAAAGCTATGCATAATTCATTATTATCAACAAATAATAAGGACGTGGACCTATAATTAGAAGCGAGCTGGATATATGGCGTGGATCCATTGCACACTTATGGTTGTGATTAACCTGCATAAAAGAACAACAATTACTTACAAGGAGGAAAGAGGGAGtaatgaatttaaaaaatatatatattggcACAGAAGTCTCACCCCTCAAAGTTAAGTTGATATTGGTCCACGTGGCATCCATGACTGCAGCCCCCCACCCCCACCCTCAATTCCTAAAAGCTGGTATTGTTTGGTCCATCTCTGGTTCTTTTTGAAATGAAAACACCAACTTATTTTCACTCAAATATGTCCTTGAACAGCTTTGGCTATATATGACTCTCACCTCCACACATTTAATGGCGGACCTTCCACTACCAGCACCAATTACACATCAAGAAGAAGCACCATTACCATTTTCACTCCCTTCTTCTTTCCCTTGTCTCTCTCTAAGGACATTTACTGTTCAAACTGCATTACAGAAAGCCTCTATGTCTATGTCTGCCACTTGTAAAGCAATCTCATTTACTCTTCTTGCTTCTGTACCCTCTTCTTTATATCCTCTTAATTGCTTACCTTTCTTGTTCAAACACAACGGGAACTTCAATTTTCATGGTTTTCCTGCTTTTATTTCCAACTTTAATTACACATTAGTTGCTTAAGCTACCTCCAGAATCATTTCAAAGATGTCATATTGAGGAAATAAAGTTGATAAAAAGTAAAGAGTTCACCCGTGTCACTAGTCAGCAGTCACAGGTCTCCCAGTATGAATATATAAAGCCATTCCTACACGACTCCTCTCCATTTAAGTATTCTTAGGAGTTCAAACTTCCAATATGCCAATTACCTGTGCTAAGAACTTCTTCCAACGGTTCTGCAGCGACGAGGTTCAAATGGAGGGTGTCACCCATGGCAGCTTTTTATCGAGTGACCCGCTCCTACCATCTCTTGGAGCCAGAATAAACCGTGCAACAAAACTTCGTAGATACATAATTTCTCCCTACAGTTCTCGTTATAGGTGAAGACATGAGTTTCATATTGTATTGTCCAATCTATAATTAATAGTTGCATCTTCTCATGTCTTACTCCTCATTACAGGGCTTGGGAGATGTGGCTGGTTGTTCTAGTCATATATTCTGCCTGGATATCTCCTTTTGAGTTTGCATTTCTAACTTGCGAGAAAGGTGGGGCGCTTTTCATCTTCGACAACATTGTCAATGGCTTCTTTGCCATTGATATTGTTCTCACATTTTTTGTAGCATATCTTGACAGCCAAAGTTATCTTCTTGTTGACAATCCTCAGAAAATAGCAATCAGGTGAATGAGCTTTTTCAGCATTTCATCACATTTAACTGAATTGATTATTTTGTTAGAACAATGATTAATGCAACTGGCAGCTAGCTCCTTGCTGTTTTCCTTTGTCGTTTTCCTACTTTTCCCTTTATTCTGTTAAAGCAATCACTTCAATCCAATGTACAGGTATATATCTACCTGGTTTATTTTTGATGTCTGCTCGACTCCCCCATTCGAGACTCTAAGTCTCCTGCTCACGAAACAAAGCCGCAGCGAAGTTGGGTTTAGATTACTCAACATGCTTCGACTCTGGCGACTAAGACGGGTCAGCTCTCTGTTCGCAAGGTTGATTATAAGATATAGTCCTAAAATTATGTTTCCTACAGGATTCAAGATAATAATACTCATTGGCTGCTTTTGCTTCTTTCAGACTTGAGAAAGACATTAGGTTCAACTACTTCTGGACCCGATGCACGAAACTTATTTCCGTATGTTGCTAAAATCTTAAGCTTGATTTCTTCTAGAAATGTGTTATATCGCCCAGTTCAATAATTGGCAATAACCTTTCCCACTTTGTTTGATTCCAGGTAACGCTCTTTGCAGTACACTGCGCTGGATGCTTTAACTACTTGATTGCAGATAGGTATCCTGATCCAAAGAAAACCTGGATCGGCGCGGTAAACCCAAATTTCAAAGAAGACAGCCTCTGGAACAGATATGTAACTGCACTTTACTGGTCTATTACCACACTAACTACAACTGGATATGGGGACTTGCATGCTGAGAACACCAGGGAGATGCTCTTTGATATCTTCTACATGCTGTTCAATTTGGGATTGACAGCTTACCTCATTGGAAACATGACAAACCTGGTAGTTCATTGGACCAGCCGCACTAGGAATTTTGTAAGTTCTCCTTTTTTGGTAGCTCGCATCTGTTCCACCTTAATTTTCACCTCCTAAGAAAATTATAAACAACCCGCAAAGCTTAAAGGGGCAAAAGTAATGTAGTATAAAATAAGGTAGACTCATTAACTTGTGGAATATATACTTGGTGATTTATCACATCACTCTTGTTCTTAGTTTCCTGATAGAATAATTATTTTCTCCAAGAGAAGTAATGCTTTTCAGAGAGTAAAATCTGATGGAGAAACATTGTTTTATGATATCACAGAGGGACACAGTCAGAGTAGCTTCAGAATTTGCATCAAGAAACCAATTACCACATCGTATACAGGATCAAATGTTGTCACATTTGTGTCTGAAGTTTAAAACAGAAGGGATGAAGCAACAAGATGCCTTCAATGGTCTTCCCAAAGCAATTCGTTCAAGTATTGCACAATATCTCTTCTACCCCATTGTGCAAAAAGTCTATCTCTTTGGAGGAGTTTCTCACGACTTTCTTTTCCAATTGGTACTTATTTACATGAAATTGCTTATATTAATATGCGCATACCACTTCTTTCTCCTCATGCTGACCTTTTTGCTCATCCTAAAAAACCCATATGGAAACTTGTGCCAATCTTGGACACTAAAGCATTTTCACCTTTTTTGAAAGGCTCCAGAAATGGAGGCTGAATATTTTCCACCTAAGGAAGACGTAATTTTGCGGGGTGAAGCTTCAACAGATCTTTACATAGTTGTCTCAGGAACAGTGGTAAGCGTTATTTTAAACTCATAAGTTATCCCTTTGTTCCATGGGAAAACCTTCTACCAAAACTAATTTCTCGTTGATGCAGAGCCTGATCTCCTGTGCAGATGGAAATGACCAGGTGAGAAAAAGTTCAGTCATGTATTCCTTGGACTGCATTAATAACAAAGTAATCCTTAGTTTTGTTTGCCACGTGCGCTGAACAGATTATAGGAAAAGCAACAACAGGGGATATTTTTGGAGAGATAGGAGTTTTATGTTACTCAACGCAACCCTTCACAGCTAGGACTAATG
The sequence above is drawn from the Euphorbia lathyris chromosome 6, ddEupLath1.1, whole genome shotgun sequence genome and encodes:
- the LOC136231987 gene encoding potassium channel KAT3; the protein is MPITCAKNFFQRFCSDEVQMEGVTHGSFLSSDPLLPSLGARINRATKLRRYIISPYSSRYRAWEMWLVVLVIYSAWISPFEFAFLTCEKGGALFIFDNIVNGFFAIDIVLTFFVAYLDSQSYLLVDNPQKIAIRYISTWFIFDVCSTPPFETLSLLLTKQSRSEVGFRLLNMLRLWRLRRVSSLFARLEKDIRFNYFWTRCTKLISVTLFAVHCAGCFNYLIADRYPDPKKTWIGAVNPNFKEDSLWNRYVTALYWSITTLTTTGYGDLHAENTREMLFDIFYMLFNLGLTAYLIGNMTNLVVHWTSRTRNFRDTVRVASEFASRNQLPHRIQDQMLSHLCLKFKTEGMKQQDAFNGLPKAIRSSIAQYLFYPIVQKVYLFGGVSHDFLFQLAPEMEAEYFPPKEDVILRGEASTDLYIVVSGTVSLISCADGNDQIIGKATTGDIFGEIGVLCYSTQPFTARTNDLCQILRLTRTSLMNIIQANPDDGPILMSNLLKKLQGSEYNGSDYQNSDPGSLVSQCFEGESEEAWSSKTRCKNYSHRAQSAQQEEETSFEEPEAREKSGTSIGDNSSKHTEEANSTTEDGQTALHAASCKGQIEMVKTLLDRGASASKTDTRGWTPKALAEYQGNKSIYDLLLSYEDRQNLIEHKIDVIEHVSTDHSKNSRGKNKGTGGPNFSNFCTKMGSANSSSHICSCPNYREAKKLNKKRVTIHMHSRSTLQRPPGKLIILPDSIEGLLRIGGEKYGGYKFTRIINAENAEIDDISVIRDGDHLFLLQNDTGNIDCDMT